The following are from one region of the Veillonella nakazawae genome:
- the mutS gene encoding DNA mismatch repair protein MutS translates to MAKKQTPMMEQYLDIKSRYSEELLFFRLGDFYELFNDDALIASRELNITLTGRPTGDEERTPMCGVPFHAAESYIETLVKKGYKVAICEQLEDPKAVKGIVKRDVIKVITPGTVMTENGNDARSNNFLSLFYMVKDAWILVFSDVSTGEVIWHRITDCEKRSDMFDALSMYRPSEIILPEGTVLPQDIKDFMDNQFSNIVLSPFSTYHTQREVAEKAVTHFGDLGLMEEDVWEALGYMLLYLEDIIKSEISHINYVHQLSVGNRLILDTSSLRHLEITHNLRDVGQKGTLLDVLDRTLTPMGARLLKQWLESPLTDVNQIQRRQAAVAELITRGAERSHIRSLLDCIYDFERIVGRVETGSVSPRDLTALRESLAVLPDIKDVLGTCSSLALTSINDRIQDHKDIYDLLCRAIADQPALTLKEGRVIKDGFNPDLDELRSLATNSEQWLAKMEADIKEATGLSKIKTGYNKVFGYYFEVSHSKSEQVPDYFIRKQTLANAERYITPELKEFEIKILSAKDKIIALEHELYQQLRNDIKLVIKDVQETARALAELDVLCSLALVGYEENYICPTIVMNGQINIRDGRHPVIEKFLKREVFVPNDIVLNHDDEEFLLITGPNMAGKSTYMRQAAILMIMAQIGSFIPAREASISPVDRIFTRVGASDDISTGQSTFMVEMKEVAYILENATHNSLIILDEIGRGTSTFDGLSIAQAVVEHICKHIHGKTLFATHYHELISLEESYSKLKNYTVAVKEKGKDVAFLRRIIRGGADRSYGIHVAKLAGLPNSVLKRAEVILESLEDQSHDASDLNNRVMGAQLNNVVKPVTKQLSDSSLGNLFTHSVVDSLLEVDVMSMTPIEALNKLYELQEEARKGGGK, encoded by the coding sequence ATGGCAAAAAAGCAAACACCTATGATGGAGCAGTATTTAGATATTAAATCTAGATATTCTGAAGAATTACTGTTCTTTCGGTTAGGTGACTTTTATGAATTATTTAATGATGATGCATTAATTGCATCTCGTGAACTTAATATAACATTAACAGGACGCCCAACAGGAGATGAGGAACGCACACCAATGTGTGGCGTTCCTTTTCATGCTGCTGAAAGTTATATAGAAACATTGGTAAAAAAAGGTTATAAAGTTGCTATTTGTGAACAATTAGAAGATCCTAAAGCAGTTAAGGGTATCGTTAAGCGTGACGTTATTAAGGTCATTACACCGGGGACGGTAATGACTGAAAATGGTAATGATGCACGGTCAAACAATTTTTTATCATTATTTTATATGGTAAAAGATGCATGGATACTCGTATTTTCAGATGTATCTACTGGGGAAGTTATTTGGCATCGTATTACTGATTGTGAAAAACGAAGTGATATGTTTGATGCGCTCAGTATGTATCGTCCTAGTGAAATTATATTGCCTGAAGGAACTGTATTACCGCAAGATATAAAAGACTTTATGGATAATCAATTCAGCAATATTGTATTATCTCCATTTAGTACATATCATACACAACGAGAGGTAGCGGAAAAAGCAGTTACTCACTTTGGTGATTTAGGCCTTATGGAAGAGGATGTATGGGAAGCATTAGGGTATATGCTTTTATATTTAGAGGATATTATTAAGTCTGAAATTTCCCATATTAACTATGTACATCAATTGAGTGTAGGTAATCGTCTGATCTTAGATACATCTTCTTTACGCCATTTAGAAATTACCCATAATCTCCGTGATGTCGGTCAAAAAGGAACATTACTCGATGTACTAGATCGTACGTTGACACCAATGGGTGCGCGCCTATTAAAGCAATGGCTTGAAAGTCCGTTGACTGATGTAAATCAAATTCAACGTAGACAAGCTGCCGTAGCAGAACTTATTACACGTGGAGCAGAGAGGTCTCATATCCGTAGCTTATTAGATTGTATTTATGACTTTGAGCGCATCGTAGGTCGTGTAGAAACAGGTTCTGTGTCACCTAGAGATTTAACGGCTCTTCGTGAATCTCTAGCAGTATTGCCAGATATTAAAGATGTATTAGGTACATGCTCAAGTTTAGCATTAACATCCATTAATGACCGTATCCAAGATCATAAAGATATTTATGATTTATTATGTCGTGCTATTGCTGACCAACCAGCATTGACATTAAAAGAAGGCCGTGTCATTAAAGATGGTTTTAATCCGGATTTAGATGAACTGCGTTCTTTAGCTACTAATAGTGAGCAGTGGCTGGCTAAGATGGAAGCCGACATTAAAGAGGCTACAGGTTTATCTAAAATAAAAACTGGCTATAATAAAGTGTTTGGTTATTATTTCGAAGTTTCTCATAGTAAATCTGAACAAGTACCTGATTACTTTATTCGAAAACAAACTTTAGCTAATGCAGAGCGTTATATTACGCCTGAGTTAAAGGAGTTTGAAATCAAAATTCTTAGCGCTAAAGACAAGATAATCGCTTTAGAACATGAATTATATCAACAATTACGAAATGATATAAAACTTGTTATTAAAGATGTACAAGAAACAGCTCGTGCTCTTGCTGAGCTTGATGTATTGTGTTCTTTGGCACTAGTAGGTTACGAAGAGAATTATATTTGCCCTACCATCGTAATGAATGGCCAAATCAATATTCGAGATGGTCGTCATCCTGTAATTGAAAAATTCTTGAAGCGCGAAGTTTTTGTACCAAATGATATCGTTCTAAATCATGATGATGAGGAATTCTTGCTCATTACAGGCCCTAATATGGCCGGTAAATCAACATATATGCGTCAAGCTGCTATTTTGATGATTATGGCTCAAATAGGCTCCTTTATTCCTGCCCGTGAAGCATCTATTTCTCCAGTGGATCGCATCTTTACACGTGTAGGTGCTAGTGATGATATTTCTACTGGTCAAAGTACGTTCATGGTAGAAATGAAAGAGGTAGCCTATATTTTAGAGAATGCTACACATAACAGCTTAATTATCTTAGATGAAATTGGTCGTGGCACTAGTACATTTGATGGTTTAAGTATCGCTCAAGCTGTAGTTGAGCATATTTGTAAGCATATTCACGGCAAGACATTATTTGCTACCCATTACCATGAGCTAATTAGTTTAGAAGAAAGCTATAGTAAATTAAAGAATTACACTGTAGCTGTAAAAGAAAAAGGTAAGGATGTTGCATTCTTGCGCCGCATCATCAGAGGTGGCGCAGATCGAAGCTATGGTATTCATGTAGCGAAATTGGCAGGATTACCAAACTCTGTGTTAAAACGTGCAGAGGTAATTTTGGAATCTTTGGAAGACCAAAGTCATGATGCTAGTGATTTAAATAATCGTGTTATGGGAGCTCAACTTAATAATGTAGTGAAGCCAGTTACTAAACAATTGAGTGATTCTTCACTAGGTAACTTATTTACTCATTCTGTAGTCGATAGCTTACTCGAAGTGGATGTAATGAGTATGACACCGATTGAAGCATTAAATAAATTATATGAACTACAAGAGGAGGCTCGTAAAGGAGGCGGGAAATAA
- the miaB gene encoding tRNA (N6-isopentenyl adenosine(37)-C2)-methylthiotransferase MiaB, translating into MKSYYIYTYGCQMNTADSERLSHQLESVGYTPTEDVETADLILLNTCAVRENAETKVYGRIGELMRLKRKNKNLILAVTGCMAQKNQAEMFKRAPHIDIVLGTHNIQHINEMIEEVQRGHTHQINVDMDNSVLPELEAKPNGTFYAWVPIMNGCNKFCTYCIVPHVRGREISRPVEAIVKEVTELGAKGFKEITLLGQNVNSYGLDFKDGTDFGTLVDALDGIPGIERIRYMTSHPQDMTKSMIDALGRSSNIVTHLHLPIQSGSDRILKKMNRHYTVEHYKELLSYCREKIKDVVVTTDIIVGFPGETEEDFQATLQLLKDVRYDMAYTFIYSKRSGTPAATMDDQVPEEVKRVRLQTLMDVQNEISYELNKPMEGQVFDIIVEGPSPRDEDMWFGRTSGNKMVLFPKDDSLSIGETVPAYIDKAQTWVCYGTIQKG; encoded by the coding sequence ATGAAGTCTTATTATATTTACACCTATGGTTGTCAAATGAATACTGCTGATTCTGAGCGCTTATCGCATCAGTTAGAATCTGTTGGCTATACACCTACAGAGGACGTAGAAACTGCAGATTTAATATTATTAAATACTTGTGCAGTACGTGAGAATGCAGAAACAAAAGTCTATGGCCGCATAGGTGAGCTAATGAGACTGAAGAGAAAAAATAAAAACTTGATTCTTGCTGTTACAGGATGCATGGCACAGAAGAATCAAGCAGAAATGTTTAAGCGCGCTCCACATATTGATATTGTCTTAGGTACTCATAATATTCAACATATTAATGAAATGATTGAAGAGGTACAACGAGGTCATACACATCAAATCAATGTAGACATGGATAATTCTGTATTGCCAGAATTGGAAGCAAAACCTAATGGTACCTTTTATGCATGGGTACCTATTATGAATGGATGCAATAAGTTCTGTACGTACTGCATCGTTCCTCACGTTCGTGGTAGAGAAATTAGTCGTCCTGTAGAGGCCATCGTAAAAGAGGTAACCGAACTAGGGGCAAAAGGCTTTAAAGAGATTACTTTATTGGGGCAAAATGTAAACTCTTATGGCTTAGATTTTAAAGATGGTACCGATTTTGGTACATTAGTGGACGCTCTCGATGGTATTCCAGGTATTGAACGTATACGTTATATGACAAGTCATCCTCAAGATATGACTAAATCTATGATAGATGCCCTTGGTCGATCTTCTAATATTGTTACTCATTTACATTTACCGATTCAATCTGGTTCGGACCGTATCTTAAAGAAAATGAACCGACATTATACAGTGGAGCATTATAAAGAACTACTTTCTTACTGTCGTGAGAAAATTAAAGATGTAGTTGTTACTACCGATATTATTGTAGGTTTTCCTGGGGAAACAGAGGAAGATTTTCAAGCTACTTTACAACTCTTAAAAGATGTTCGTTATGATATGGCGTATACTTTCATCTACTCTAAACGCTCTGGTACGCCAGCAGCGACTATGGATGATCAAGTTCCAGAAGAGGTTAAACGCGTGCGTTTACAAACATTGATGGACGTACAAAATGAAATCTCTTATGAACTAAATAAACCTATGGAAGGGCAAGTGTTTGATATTATTGTAGAGGGGCCAAGTCCTCGTGATGAAGATATGTGGTTTGGTCGGACATCGGGCAATAAAATGGTGTTATTCCCGAAAGACGATTCTTTATCAATTGGCGAAACTGTACCTGCATATATTGATAAAGCACAAACTTGGGTTTGCTACGGTACAATACAAAAGGGGTAA
- a CDS encoding Asp23/Gls24 family envelope stress response protein — protein sequence MEVIAFVGSSGTGKSHRALVVAHENNIECIIDDGILIHDNKIVAGFSAKKESSRLKAVRRAIFQDEVQVKSVREQLDKINPNKLMIIGTSDNMVKKITKALGLQDPDRYIRIEDVATPKEIEKAQHARLKEGKHIIPVPTMELKPHFRGYLIDPIKTMWRRRTLKKQDQDTLGQIGSEGFERSVVRPAFSYYGRLTFDDDVIIKLIRNGLKKVAGVDESSVISFKKSDKGQNGLVVDMAVVIEHGYPVKSLMQQVQKSVRNEIEYITGMSIERMSIKVKNIIETKRKIVKV from the coding sequence ATGGAAGTCATTGCATTTGTAGGTAGTAGTGGCACTGGTAAAAGCCATCGTGCGCTCGTAGTTGCTCATGAAAACAATATTGAATGTATTATCGATGATGGTATTTTAATTCACGATAATAAGATTGTAGCAGGTTTTTCTGCTAAGAAGGAATCTAGCCGATTAAAAGCTGTTCGTCGTGCCATTTTCCAAGATGAAGTGCAAGTAAAATCAGTACGTGAGCAATTAGATAAAATCAATCCTAATAAACTTATGATTATTGGTACATCCGATAATATGGTTAAGAAAATTACTAAAGCATTAGGCTTGCAAGATCCTGATCGGTATATTCGCATTGAGGACGTTGCTACACCTAAAGAAATTGAAAAGGCACAACATGCTCGTCTAAAAGAAGGTAAACATATTATTCCAGTTCCAACGATGGAATTGAAACCTCACTTTAGAGGGTACTTAATTGATCCAATCAAAACTATGTGGCGTCGACGTACATTAAAAAAACAAGACCAAGATACATTGGGGCAAATTGGGTCAGAAGGCTTTGAACGTTCTGTAGTACGCCCTGCTTTCAGCTATTATGGACGACTCACCTTTGATGATGATGTAATTATTAAATTGATTCGCAATGGCCTTAAAAAAGTAGCTGGTGTTGACGAGTCTAGTGTTATTTCTTTCAAAAAAAGCGATAAAGGCCAAAATGGTCTAGTCGTAGATATGGCTGTTGTTATTGAACATGGTTATCCTGTTAAATCATTAATGCAACAGGTGCAAAAGTCTGTTCGTAATGAAATCGAATATATTACAGGCATGTCTATTGAACGGATGTCCATAAAAGTTAAAAATATTATAGAAACAAAACGTAAGATTGTTAAAGTATAG
- a CDS encoding PHP domain-containing protein: MLVDFHMHSIYSDGVKSPEELLRHALDCNLSMMALTDHDEIDGIKALRTAQEQLDPEKTIKIINGCEFSADYKDKSIHILGYRFDETNKELRDFIKYFKSKREERIDEIIKRCNNVGYLISKDDLLKKFPKTQAYGRPHIGQLLIDGGYAKDINDVFKGILRKDSPCYVPKVKVEVPYIIDIIHKAGGLAVMAHPKLVSSDEYVVEMLAYDFDGMEVYHTKHNADDVKRYKALATKHNLFITGGSDFHGIPGKAPDKFGDYLVSSENVSEFISLL, translated from the coding sequence ATGCTTGTAGATTTTCACATGCACTCTATCTATTCTGATGGAGTCAAAAGTCCAGAGGAATTATTACGTCATGCATTAGATTGTAATCTATCTATGATGGCTTTGACTGATCATGATGAAATCGATGGTATTAAAGCATTGCGTACCGCTCAGGAACAATTAGATCCAGAGAAAACCATTAAAATTATTAATGGTTGTGAGTTTAGTGCCGATTATAAAGATAAATCGATTCATATTTTGGGCTATCGTTTTGATGAAACTAATAAGGAATTAAGAGATTTTATTAAGTATTTTAAATCAAAACGAGAAGAACGAATCGATGAAATTATTAAACGTTGTAATAATGTTGGATATTTAATATCAAAAGATGACCTACTCAAAAAATTTCCTAAAACACAAGCTTATGGGCGTCCACATATTGGACAATTATTAATTGATGGTGGCTACGCCAAGGATATCAATGATGTATTTAAAGGTATTCTCCGAAAAGATAGTCCTTGCTATGTGCCTAAGGTTAAGGTTGAGGTTCCATATATTATTGATATTATTCATAAAGCTGGAGGCCTTGCCGTTATGGCTCATCCTAAATTAGTATCTAGTGATGAGTATGTAGTAGAAATGTTAGCTTATGATTTTGATGGTATGGAAGTTTACCATACTAAACATAACGCGGATGATGTGAAACGATATAAAGCATTAGCAACAAAACATAACTTGTTTATTACAGGTGGTTCTGATTTTCATGGTATTCCAGGAAAAGCACCAGATAAATTTGGAGACTACTTGGTATCATCTGAGAATGTATCAGAATTTATTAGTTTGTTATAA
- a CDS encoding proline--tRNA ligase encodes MLATKLYAPTLREVPSDADVVSQQLMLRAGFMRKTANGLYSFLPLGWRSIKKIEAIVREEMDRASAQEIMMPILQPAEIWKESGRWNAYGAEMMRINDRHDNEFCLGPTHEEMITTLVKNEINSYRQLPVNLYQIQSKFRDERRPRYGLMRSREFIMKDAYSFDVDEAGLDESYKSMYDAYTRIFTRCGLTFRPVEADSGAIGGSGTHEFMAIAEAGEADIVYCTKCDYAANIEIGKPGIMKQEEEALQELSVVDTPNASTIEAVAEMLNLPLHKTIKAVVFSIDGKVVLAIVRGDHEVNEVAVQHAVLGSVEPEMATPEELEKVGLTAGFISPVGLKQTEEFAIVVDESVMESYNVCGGANKKDAHYVNINPKRDFNVDDIIIAPIRLITDDDVCPTCGGALEHAKGIEVGQVFKLGTKYSEALQATFLDQNGRPNPMIMGCYGIGVSRTLAAAIEQYHDENGIIWPRSIAPFEAVIVPINAKDEALMSTSQTIYSALQNAGVDVLLDDRKDRAGVKFKDADLIGYPLRITVSKNTLENNEVEIQIRKSGEAITCAIDSVATKVTELLQDL; translated from the coding sequence ATGTTAGCCACTAAATTATATGCACCTACATTGCGTGAGGTTCCATCTGATGCTGATGTAGTTAGCCAACAGCTTATGCTTCGCGCTGGTTTTATGCGCAAAACTGCAAATGGTTTATATAGCTTTTTGCCATTGGGGTGGAGAAGTATCAAAAAAATTGAAGCCATTGTACGTGAAGAAATGGATCGTGCTAGTGCTCAAGAAATCATGATGCCTATCTTACAACCTGCAGAAATTTGGAAAGAGTCTGGCCGTTGGAACGCATATGGCGCAGAAATGATGCGTATTAATGATCGTCATGATAATGAATTCTGCTTGGGACCAACTCATGAAGAGATGATTACAACTCTTGTAAAAAATGAGATTAACTCCTATCGTCAATTACCAGTAAATTTATATCAAATCCAAAGTAAATTCCGTGATGAACGTCGTCCACGTTATGGTTTGATGCGTAGTCGCGAATTTATTATGAAAGATGCATATTCTTTTGATGTAGATGAAGCTGGTTTAGACGAATCTTATAAATCTATGTATGATGCATATACACGTATTTTTACGCGTTGTGGTCTTACATTCCGTCCTGTAGAAGCTGATAGTGGTGCCATCGGTGGTAGTGGAACACATGAATTTATGGCAATTGCTGAAGCTGGTGAAGCTGATATTGTATATTGCACAAAATGTGACTATGCTGCAAATATTGAAATTGGTAAACCTGGTATTATGAAACAGGAAGAAGAAGCACTACAAGAGTTATCCGTTGTAGATACTCCTAATGCTAGTACTATTGAAGCTGTGGCGGAAATGTTAAACTTACCACTACATAAAACTATCAAAGCTGTAGTATTCTCCATTGATGGTAAAGTGGTATTAGCAATTGTTCGTGGTGATCATGAAGTTAATGAAGTGGCAGTACAACATGCAGTTTTAGGTTCTGTAGAACCTGAAATGGCTACACCTGAAGAATTAGAAAAAGTTGGCTTAACAGCTGGCTTCATCAGTCCAGTAGGATTAAAACAAACAGAGGAGTTTGCTATTGTTGTGGATGAATCTGTTATGGAATCTTACAATGTTTGTGGCGGTGCCAATAAAAAAGATGCGCACTATGTTAATATCAACCCTAAACGTGACTTTAATGTAGATGATATTATTATTGCACCAATTCGTTTAATTACAGATGACGATGTTTGCCCAACTTGTGGTGGTGCATTAGAACATGCCAAAGGTATTGAAGTTGGTCAAGTATTTAAATTAGGCACAAAATATTCTGAAGCATTACAAGCTACATTCTTAGACCAAAATGGTCGTCCTAATCCAATGATTATGGGCTGTTATGGCATTGGTGTATCTCGTACATTAGCTGCAGCTATTGAGCAATACCACGATGAAAATGGTATTATTTGGCCTCGTTCTATTGCACCATTTGAAGCTGTTATCGTACCTATTAATGCTAAAGATGAAGCGTTGATGTCCACAAGTCAAACCATTTATAGTGCATTACAAAATGCAGGTGTAGATGTGTTACTTGATGATCGTAAAGATCGAGCTGGTGTAAAATTTAAGGATGCTGATTTAATTGGTTATCCACTTCGTATTACAGTAAGTAAAAATACACTTGAAAATAATGAAGTAGAAATTCAAATTCGTAAGTCTGGAGAGGCCATTACATGTGCCATTGATTCTGTAGCAACCAAGGTTACTGAATTGCTTCAAGATTTATAA
- the ispG gene encoding flavodoxin-dependent (E)-4-hydroxy-3-methylbut-2-enyl-diphosphate synthase, whose translation MIVRKPTNGIYVGTVKIGDYAPVSIQSMITTDPVHTEKAIAEINHLAEAGCELVRVAVPTMESAKALKAVRAGISIPLIADIHFDYRLALEAIENNVDGLRINPGNIGGEDKVLAVIEKAKPKQIPIRIGVNAGSLPKHILDAHGGHPTADGMVETALEHVRILEKLDYRQMKLSIKATEVPLMVEAYRKLSDKIPYPLHLGVTEAGTIKQGTIKSAMGIGALLLDGIGDTLRVSLTGDPIHEIEVGRSILSNLGLRNFGATMISCPTCGRCQVNLFDMAGIVEERLASIKAPIKVAVMGCVVNGPGEAREADFGIAGGNGQGIVFRKGEVIKTVPEAELVDTLFREIDQYLESLNEESLC comes from the coding sequence ATGATTGTACGTAAACCAACAAATGGTATCTATGTAGGTACAGTTAAAATTGGTGATTATGCACCGGTAAGTATTCAATCAATGATTACAACAGATCCGGTACATACGGAAAAGGCGATTGCTGAAATTAACCATTTAGCAGAGGCTGGGTGTGAACTAGTTCGTGTCGCTGTTCCAACAATGGAGTCTGCAAAGGCTTTAAAAGCCGTTAGAGCTGGTATTTCTATTCCATTGATTGCGGACATACATTTTGATTATAGATTAGCGTTAGAGGCTATTGAAAATAATGTAGATGGCTTGCGCATTAATCCTGGTAATATTGGGGGCGAAGATAAGGTATTAGCTGTTATTGAAAAAGCTAAACCTAAACAAATTCCAATTCGTATAGGTGTCAATGCTGGTTCTTTACCAAAGCATATCCTCGATGCTCATGGTGGTCATCCTACAGCAGATGGTATGGTAGAGACTGCATTAGAACATGTGCGAATTCTTGAAAAGCTTGACTATCGCCAAATGAAATTATCCATTAAAGCAACGGAAGTTCCTTTAATGGTAGAAGCCTATCGTAAGTTATCCGATAAAATTCCTTATCCTTTGCATTTAGGTGTTACTGAGGCTGGGACGATAAAACAAGGTACCATTAAGTCTGCTATGGGTATTGGTGCTTTATTATTAGACGGCATTGGTGATACATTACGGGTATCTTTAACGGGTGACCCAATACATGAAATAGAAGTAGGCCGAAGTATTTTAAGTAACTTGGGATTACGCAACTTTGGTGCTACAATGATTTCCTGCCCTACATGTGGCCGATGCCAAGTCAATCTGTTTGACATGGCGGGAATTGTAGAGGAGCGCTTAGCATCTATTAAAGCACCGATTAAAGTTGCTGTTATGGGATGTGTTGTAAATGGGCCCGGTGAGGCTCGTGAAGCTGATTTTGGTATTGCTGGTGGTAATGGTCAAGGTATTGTTTTCCGAAAGGGTGAAGTTATCAAGACTGTACCAGAAGCTGAATTAGTAGATACATTATTTAGAGAAATTGATCAATATTTAGAAAGCTTAAATGAGGAGTCTTTATGTTAG
- the rseP gene encoding RIP metalloprotease RseP — translation MTTALATIFVFGLIVFIHELGHFITAKMSGMQVDEFAIGFGPAIFKVQRGETLYSIRIIPLGGFNRIAGMTPDEPLNERSFYTKPAWKKFIVISAGAVFNFLLAIVLFFGLNATVGNLTYTNDPVIGNIIPGSAAEQAHLQSNDRILTIDGKKISTWDEIRPSLQGTANHGVTVVVDREGETVETTVIPKMEQDSPKIGIYPSYTRETYRIGESFSLAVTRTGQTIVAMLSGLYDMIRGTQAAELSGPVGISQMAGTIAQSGFAPLLSFAAFLSINLGVINLLPLPVLDGGHLIIILAEAITGRKLPAKALMYIQMVGVALMVALFLYVTTQDIFRLL, via the coding sequence ATGACAACGGCATTAGCCACAATATTTGTATTTGGTTTAATCGTGTTTATTCATGAATTAGGCCATTTCATTACAGCAAAAATGTCAGGTATGCAAGTAGACGAATTTGCCATTGGTTTTGGACCTGCCATATTCAAGGTTCAAAGAGGGGAAACTTTATACTCGATTCGTATCATTCCTCTTGGTGGATTTAATCGTATTGCAGGTATGACACCTGACGAGCCTCTTAATGAGCGTTCATTTTATACTAAACCTGCATGGAAGAAATTTATTGTTATTTCTGCAGGTGCTGTATTTAACTTTTTATTGGCCATAGTTTTATTCTTTGGTCTCAATGCAACAGTAGGTAATCTCACGTATACAAATGATCCTGTTATTGGTAATATCATCCCAGGTAGCGCTGCTGAACAGGCACATTTACAATCTAACGATAGAATTCTTACCATCGATGGTAAAAAAATCTCTACATGGGATGAAATCCGTCCTAGCCTACAAGGTACTGCCAATCATGGTGTTACTGTTGTAGTAGATAGAGAAGGGGAAACTGTAGAAACTACAGTGATTCCAAAAATGGAACAGGATAGTCCTAAAATTGGTATTTATCCTAGTTATACTCGAGAAACTTATAGAATTGGAGAATCTTTTAGTTTAGCCGTTACTCGCACAGGTCAAACAATTGTTGCTATGTTAAGTGGCTTATATGATATGATTCGAGGCACACAGGCAGCAGAGCTATCTGGCCCTGTAGGGATTTCACAAATGGCTGGTACTATTGCACAATCTGGCTTTGCGCCACTATTAAGTTTTGCTGCATTTTTAAGTATTAACTTAGGGGTTATTAATCTTTTGCCATTACCTGTATTAGATGGTGGTCATTTAATTATTATTTTGGCTGAAGCCATCACAGGTCGTAAGTTACCTGCTAAGGCACTTATGTATATTCAAATGGTTGGTGTTGCTTTGATGGTAGCATTATTCTTATATGTAACAACTCAGGATATATTCCGATTACTATAA
- a CDS encoding 1-deoxy-D-xylulose-5-phosphate reductoisomerase: MKYLSIIGSTGSIGTQTLDVVSQHPDQFKVVALVAHHNIDLLEKQIKEYQPLVAGLVDESAFKELQGRYTGPTKLVGGKEALIAAATIQEATMVVTAIVGAAGIEPTVEAIKKRKTIGLANKETLVAGGPLITSLAKEYGVQILPIDSEHSAIFQCLEGQNRENVDSLIVTASGGPLRTWDSDKIQTATAADCLRHPTWNMGNKITIDSASLFNKGLEVIEAHWLFGFDFDHIDVVVHPQSIVHSMIRMKDGAILAQMGNPDMREPIQYALTYPKRETLHMNHLDFSKALQLEFLPPRYDDFPALRLAYEVGRSSGFKPAVFNAANETAVYAFLDDKIAFGDIYKVVTSVLESMGSEDDFTLDNLLAIDRWAREKATSLMV, encoded by the coding sequence ATGAAATACCTAAGTATTATTGGCAGTACTGGCTCAATCGGTACACAGACACTAGATGTGGTGTCTCAACATCCAGATCAATTCAAGGTGGTTGCCTTAGTGGCACATCATAATATTGACCTCTTAGAAAAACAAATTAAAGAATATCAGCCATTAGTAGCTGGTCTAGTTGATGAAAGCGCTTTTAAAGAACTACAAGGACGCTATACAGGTCCTACAAAACTTGTGGGCGGTAAGGAAGCACTCATAGCTGCTGCTACGATTCAAGAAGCAACTATGGTTGTAACTGCTATTGTTGGAGCTGCAGGTATTGAACCTACTGTAGAGGCCATAAAGAAACGTAAGACTATAGGTCTAGCTAATAAGGAAACATTAGTTGCTGGTGGACCATTGATTACATCTTTGGCTAAGGAGTATGGCGTACAAATTCTACCAATTGATAGTGAACATAGCGCAATATTCCAGTGTTTAGAAGGGCAAAATCGCGAGAATGTTGATTCCTTAATTGTTACCGCTTCTGGTGGCCCTTTACGCACTTGGGACTCTGATAAAATTCAAACTGCCACAGCTGCTGATTGCCTACGTCATCCAACTTGGAATATGGGCAATAAGATTACGATTGACTCTGCATCTCTATTTAATAAAGGGTTAGAAGTAATCGAAGCTCATTGGCTATTTGGTTTTGATTTTGATCATATTGACGTAGTGGTACATCCACAAAGCATTGTTCATTCAATGATACGAATGAAAGATGGGGCCATCTTAGCACAAATGGGGAATCCCGATATGAGGGAGCCTATTCAGTATGCTTTGACATATCCTAAACGTGAAACTTTACATATGAATCATCTAGATTTTTCAAAGGCTTTACAATTAGAATTCTTGCCTCCTCGATATGATGATTTCCCGGCTCTTCGTCTTGCTTATGAAGTGGGCCGATCAAGCGGTTTTAAACCAGCTGTGTTTAATGCTGCAAATGAAACTGCAGTTTATGCATTTTTAGATGATAAAATCGCCTTTGGTGATATTTATAAAGTCGTCACATCAGTTCTTGAATCTATGGGATCTGAAGATGACTTTACATTAGACAATTTATTGGCCATTGATAGATGGGCTCGAGAAAAGGCCACATCATTGATGGTATAG